AAGGCTTCACTTTCTTTGTGGGACTGAAACCCACACGGCGTATTTCCATTCAAGTTTTTCCAACAAATGCCACATTGTAGGCGATACATCGACATTCCAACAACTAAGCAAAAAGTTACTACCAAGAAGCCATGAATCCAGAGAACATTGATACAAGACGATAAAAAAGAGTTTATTTTTACCAATCACATCTTTTGGGTGTTATTTATGTGCACCAAATGAGCCAAGTAGTGTTTCAGTAGCTTGAGATATCGACTAACTTAGTGTTTTGGCTTTGACTTCGGCTTCTTCACGATCATCACAGTGCAATGCGCATGGTGAGCACAATAATCACTCACACTGCCCAACACCGCCCTGAAAGAAGATACAGATGCACAAATCAGGATGCTTGTTCTTGTTATTCAAGGAACCGAAATGTGAATTGATGTAATAAACAAAAAAGTAGAAGCTCTGATCAGTCTTATAGCACATTTATGGTTTGCTATGATCTTGACATGTTCTGCGAGGGTTGCTTGAAAAGGATAAGCTGCGGTACCTTTTAATTGCTCCGTAACCATGGCTTCCTACAGCTAACATCTCAGCGTGGTATTTCTCCACCGCCTCGCACAAGACATTTCTAGCATCTCCTTCCATGATTTCATACTCCACATCAGTCACCTGTGGTTGAGGAAAGCAATTCCGGATGAACTCCAGAATTCAAAAGCATATACATAATTGATATTGTGGATTATGATGCAACAAGGCCTTTAACATGTTTGTCGAATGAAACATATACAGTTCATGAAGAAAGAAACTCTCTTGTTATATCACATTGGCTAGCTAAATTGATGCATGACTTGGCGAATTAAGAATGATAAAAAGGGAAGAAAAAACAACATATTGGCTAGTATAACTTCACCCATTATGCGAAAAGTGCCAATGATACTCAAAATGAAATCTcctatatttatataaaataaaacgAAGGGCAAAACAAGTCTTAGCAACAAATGGAGGTTTCTCTATCAAACAAAAGACTTTATAGTTGTGAATACATTTTGATAGACTATAGTGGGCTTGGTGTACTGGATATGAAAGTCAATTTAGCTTTCCTTTGCAAATGATGGTGGCAATATTTCTTGAGACTGAATTCCTCATGAGCTTGCATAATTAGTCTGACATATTTCACGGGTACCCATTGGCAATTGGCTACTGCTGATTTGGGCAAGTTACAACGATAAATTAAATTTACAGTTAACCTTTGGAGAAAGGGTGTTTCTGGGCTGTGTGCTTTGTCTTGATAGGCTAGTATCTAATTGAggatatatttaatcttccttattCTTTTAATCCTACTTTGTATAATTGGAGTTGGATCTCTTGGTCACATCATCTTCACTCTAAGAATCAGCATATGTTGAGCTACATTTACACATGGTTACACTCAATATTGACTGAAAGATGTAGTTCTGTCATTGGCAAGAGGCAGAGTTGGTGGACTCCATTTCAACTTGGCAACGACGGTTGCATTAAAGATGCAGATAggtcttttttatttttggtaCAATTTTATGTACATGTGGACAAGCCTTcagattataaatttaattttttttaccagcAAATCAAGTTTCTTATCATACAATTTGGTGGGATTGTTACCAATACACATGTAGTTTGATtctcattttatttttatatgtttcTTCAGCACAAAAAGTTGCTCTGTGCCTTTTTTCAGTTTCAAGTTGAGAAAGCTACTTTTTGGTGTATCTGTACATCTTATGTATTCTTCTATCTCCTAAAAACGCATAGAGATGAACTATGTTCACCATATATCATAAAAGAATACCATTAAGTATGTGATTGAAAAGATAGAAGGTCTAGGCTTCTAAATTGCGTTTCCTTGTTTTACTTTACAGGAACTCAATAGATACAGCCAAATTCAAAAAGTTAGGGTTTGGCATTGTTGTCCTATTGTTATTGTCGTATTGGGAATAGATGCTTCAACAGATTGCTTCTCAGTAACAAATTTTCTAACGAAAAGTAGTAGATTATTGCCTCAAATGAAGCTCAGTTCCAGAAACCAAAAGCACAAGTCGAGTATAAACACTACCAAGCAAATACACAATGAGGGCAAATCATGAACATTCGCTAAAGTTGCGAAACTCTTAACGGCAATTAGCATCTGAGAGCCATAGAATTACCGAATGAGCAATGCAGATCTCCTTAGCTTTCTCGAGCACATTCAGTGCGATCTTCCTCAGATCCGACTCCACAAGCGGCAGCGCATCAGAAGCTCCTGCGATCGACAATCCAGAGGTCCAATCGGGTCAAATAATCCCTATATCTAACGACAACAGTATGTATCTAGAAAAATCGGAGTACTTCATCAATCAGAGTAAGTAGCAAAACCACTGAAAGATTGAGAAACGGTGAGGAGGAGAGGTTGGTACCGGGGCCGGCGACGGCGAGGCCGATGACCGACGAGGGCGTGGGCTTGGCGTTGACTATGACGAGCTTGTACGACGAGCTATGTCCAGGAGCGACGGAAGAGAAGAAGTGGAGAAGCGTCCACTGGAGGGCATGGAAGCTGTGCTCGCTGTCGTCGACGCCAACCACTATCACCGGCTtccccgccgccgccgccgccgccgcctccgccTCCGTAGCCATTCTCGCTTTCTCTTGATTTCTCTCCTCGGGGGACCAAGAAGGAACGGCTCTTAAAGAAAACAATTTGACGAATTCCCCAACTCGTACCCGAAGGGATGGGCCCTACCACTGTTTCTTCCCCCAGAAGCGGTGGCGGGTTCGGAGTGAGTGACgtattatttcttttttttttcaaaaagtctCTATTATTTGTGGCAAGATAAGagagactttttttttttaaaaaaaaagtctaaATTATTGAGCATTATGTTTGGTACGGGTGCAAAATAACGGGTAGCGGATTAATGTAATTGACGGATTAATTGCTCATTCCTTTCCTCAGAGGCGGTGGCGCGTACGGAGTGAAGTGACGTATTATTTCCTTTCTTTTTCAAAAAGTCTCTATTATTTGAGGCGAGATAAGAGAGACTTTTTAAAAAAAGTCTAAATTATTGAGCATTATGGAAAAGAGTTTGGTACGGGTGCACAATATTTTCTATGGGCGTTCCAATCGATGAGCAAGCCGAGTACGTCTCATGTCTCCACGCAAATGGTTTATGTAACGGTGTGGCGCATATAAATTGGGATCAATTTGTGGTGACATCTCATGATTTATTATGGTAAAATAaaaatgactaacacataaataaaagtatttatcttgattttattaaaatttaaattccagATCTTATTCTGACAAGACCTGAGGTCTCGCGGTTTATATCAGTATACACTATTACCGTTGGTCACAATTTTGTATGATGTATCTATTTATGTTTAGTCCGACGACTGAACCGTCTAAGAGGGAATAATATTATCTTTTTGTTACAGAACGAGAATATGTTCAGGCATCCTAACCATCCgtctcccctccccttaaatcgGAACCGTTGATTTCAGTTAAAATCTTGTTTTTTATGGGCAAAAATCAAAACCCTCTCAAATTTATAAATTGTTTAAAGGAAGTcattttttctaaaataaataaataaatcaaaccctcataattttatcttaaaaaatatCCCTAGTCCAATGCTATTATAAAAATTACCGAATAATTTTTATACACGACAGAAACTACCGGATAAGTTGTTATAACGTGTTTAGGATGAATCTagaattaaaatttaagatttatacCGTATAACAACTATAACGTGTAAAATTTAATCATTAATTGTTACAACATATTTAGTATGAGtttagaatttaggatttatagtcaaaatattattaataacggggtgaaatatatttaaactccattaaaatcattttaaaatagttGTAGAAGATATTATGGGTTGGAAATTTGAATGGAAAATAATAAGAGGTGGATGAAAAAGACTTCTTTTGTATGTGTTTTTAGtaccacattgggagtttcatgacTAGTTTGTTATTTTATATTGTTGCACATGAATGTATGATGTTAACAAATACATGAGGAGAGGTTTTTTTTTGTATTAATTAATGAAGAAAGGTAGTGACCCAGAGCAAAAGGGAGCTAGAATCTCTCCACCATGCATTTTTACTGGGTGATTTGTCTGTGATAGCAATTAGGTATCTCTCAGTTCTCCATGAATAATTAGCGTTTGGTTGTATATATGGTTCTACAGTTGTATCCTAGAAAACAAACGTCCATCAAAACCTCAAAGCACAACCGAAAGAGAAAGaatctattttaagaaaactGTATCATGTAGGCCTCGGTGACTCTTTCTTCTAACTCGAAGTCGACACTCA
This genomic stretch from Zingiber officinale cultivar Zhangliang chromosome 7A, Zo_v1.1, whole genome shotgun sequence harbors:
- the LOC122003014 gene encoding universal stress protein PHOS34-like is translated as MATEAEAAAAAAAGKPVIVVGVDDSEHSFHALQWTLLHFFSSVAPGHSSSYKLVIVNAKPTPSSVIGLAVAGPGASDALPLVESDLRKIALNVLEKAKEICIAHSVTDVEYEIMEGDARNVLCEAVEKYHAEMLAVGSHGYGAIKRAVLGSVSDYCAHHAHCTVMIVKKPKSKPKH